The proteins below come from a single Salvelinus alpinus chromosome 18, SLU_Salpinus.1, whole genome shotgun sequence genomic window:
- the srek1 gene encoding splicing regulatory glutamine/lysine-rich protein 1 isoform X2, translating into MSGIPGTAVIQITNLSSAVSSEQMRTLFGFLGDVEELRLYPPDNAPLPFSSKVCYIKYREPSSVGVAQHLTNTVFIDRALIVVPCAEGKIPEEAKALSLLAPAAPPAVPAVPSLMAGAGLLPLPTSAPIQTQLSVPIVSLAALPAALDPAVSALAVTGAGGVSSSTQPPLMGNVDPSKVNEIRRTVYVGNLNSQTTTAEQLLEFFKQVGDVKFVRMAGDETQPTRFAFVEFADQDSVSRALTFNGVMFGDRPLKINHSNNAIVKPPELTPQAAAKELEDVMKRVREAQSTIAAIIVEPEEVKKRSSSHSRRSRRSRTRSRSHSRSRTRRKRSRSRQRSRLSQRSRPKVSETHVSRGIHKRLSRSRSRDRRKEREQRTRGNEDISRVIEDRRQREKKAKTPPKSYSASRRSRSTSRGHRRKSRDRSRSPRRKARSPSPKRGRKDKKREKPRDGSREKRECSNSRKKSSRDKEKMELKAKPMKVERDYDREEKDYQSDREGSATPSEGLTSPCIQHNGSYNTNTEDDAASLADSTE; encoded by the exons ATGAGTGGAATTCCAGGCACCGCTGTCATTCAAATCACCAATCTGTCGTCTGCCGTGAGTAGTGAGCAGATGCGCACTCTCTTCGGCTTTCTTGGGGACGTCGAGGAGTTACGTCTTTACCCCCCGGA CAATGCACCACTCCCCTTCTCGTCCAAAGTATGTTACATAAAGTATCGAGAGCCTTCCAGTGTTGGCGTGGCGCAACATTTAACCAACACTGTATTTATTGACAGAGCTTTGATCGTAGTCCCATGTGCAGAAG GGAAGATCCCAGAAGAAGCCAAGGCCTTGTCTCTCTTGGCACCTGCTGCCCCCCCTGCTGTTCCTGCTGTACCCAGCCTGATGGCAGGCGCCGGCCTGCTGCCCCTTCCCACCTCGGCCCCCATACAGACT CAGCTGAGTGTCCCTATAGTGAGCCTGGCGGCATTGCCGGCTGCCCTGGACCCTGCAGTGTCGGCCCTGGCTGTGACTGGAGCAGGTGGGGTGTCGTCCTCCACCCAGCCCCCCCTCATGGGGAACGTGGATCCCTCCAAGGTGAACGAGATCAGAAGGACTGTCTACGTTGGCAACCTCAACTCGCAG ACCACTACTGCAGAGCAGCTGCTGGAATTCTTTAAGCAGGTGGGCGACGTAAAGTTTGTGCGCATGGCGGGGGACGAGACGCAGCCCACACGCTTCGCCTTCGTGGAGTTTGCCGACCAGGATTCAGTGTCCAGAGCGCTGACCTTTAACGGAGTCATGTTCGGAGACAGACCCTTGAA GATTAATCATTCCAACAACGCCATTGTGAAGCCCCCAGAGCTGACCCCTCAGGCTGCAGCCAAGGAGCTGGAGGACGTAATGAAGAGGGTCAGAGAGGCCCAGTCCACCATCGCCGCCATCATAGTAGAGCCAG AGGAGGTGAAGAAACGCTCATCCAGTCACTCCCGACGTTCCAGGAGATCCAGAACACGGTCACGATCGCATTCCCGCTCGAGAACGAGGAGGAAGCGGTCCCGTTCTAGGCAGAG AAGCAGGCTCTCTCAGAGGTCGCGGCCCAAGGTCAGCGAGACCCACGTCTCTCGGGGGATCCACAAGAGACTTTCACGCTCCAGATCACG GGACAggcggaaagagagagagcagagaacgaGAGGAAATGAGGATATATCTCGGGTTATAGAGGATaggaggcagagggagaaaaAGGCCAAAACACCTCCAAAAAGCTACAGTGCATCCCGAAGGTCCAGGAGCACGAGCAG GGGCCACAGAAGGAAGAGCAGGGATCGTTCTAGGAGTCCCAGAAGGAAAGCCAGGTCTCCCTCACCAAAGAG GGGGAGGAAAGACAAGAAGAGGGAGAAACCAAGGGATGGCAGCAGGGAAAAGAGGGAGTGTTCCAACTCCAGGAAGAAGAGCAGCAGAGATAAAGAAAAGATGGAGCTCAAGGCCAAACCTATGAAG GTGGAAAGGGACTACGACAGGGAGGAGAAGGACTACCAGAGTGACAGGGAGGGGTCGGCAACACCAAGTGAGGGTTTGACATCACCCTGCATCCAGCACAACGGCAGctacaacacaaacacagaggatGACGCGGCCTCGCTTGCCGACAGCACTGAGTGA
- the srek1 gene encoding splicing regulatory glutamine/lysine-rich protein 1 isoform X1 yields the protein MSGIPGTAVIQITNLSSAVSSEQMRTLFGFLGDVEELRLYPPDNAPLPFSSKVCYIKYREPSSVGVAQHLTNTVFIDRALIVVPCAEGKIPEEAKALSLLAPAAPPAVPAVPSLMAGAGLLPLPTSAPIQTQLSVPIVSLAALPAALDPAVSALAVTGAGGVSSSTQPPLMGNVDPSKVNEIRRTVYVGNLNSQTTTAEQLLEFFKQVGDVKFVRMAGDETQPTRFAFVEFADQDSVSRALTFNGVMFGDRPLKINHSNNAIVKPPELTPQAAAKELEDVMKRVREAQSTIAAIIVEPEEVKKRSSSHSRRSRRSRTRSRSHSRSRTRRKRSRSRQRSRLSQRSRPKVSETHVSRGIHKRLSRSRSRLQSLCHGLYQLADQRHLGKEGVTHFLVYCRDRRKEREQRTRGNEDISRVIEDRRQREKKAKTPPKSYSASRRSRSTSRGHRRKSRDRSRSPRRKARSPSPKRGRKDKKREKPRDGSREKRECSNSRKKSSRDKEKMELKAKPMKVERDYDREEKDYQSDREGSATPSEGLTSPCIQHNGSYNTNTEDDAASLADSTE from the exons ATGAGTGGAATTCCAGGCACCGCTGTCATTCAAATCACCAATCTGTCGTCTGCCGTGAGTAGTGAGCAGATGCGCACTCTCTTCGGCTTTCTTGGGGACGTCGAGGAGTTACGTCTTTACCCCCCGGA CAATGCACCACTCCCCTTCTCGTCCAAAGTATGTTACATAAAGTATCGAGAGCCTTCCAGTGTTGGCGTGGCGCAACATTTAACCAACACTGTATTTATTGACAGAGCTTTGATCGTAGTCCCATGTGCAGAAG GGAAGATCCCAGAAGAAGCCAAGGCCTTGTCTCTCTTGGCACCTGCTGCCCCCCCTGCTGTTCCTGCTGTACCCAGCCTGATGGCAGGCGCCGGCCTGCTGCCCCTTCCCACCTCGGCCCCCATACAGACT CAGCTGAGTGTCCCTATAGTGAGCCTGGCGGCATTGCCGGCTGCCCTGGACCCTGCAGTGTCGGCCCTGGCTGTGACTGGAGCAGGTGGGGTGTCGTCCTCCACCCAGCCCCCCCTCATGGGGAACGTGGATCCCTCCAAGGTGAACGAGATCAGAAGGACTGTCTACGTTGGCAACCTCAACTCGCAG ACCACTACTGCAGAGCAGCTGCTGGAATTCTTTAAGCAGGTGGGCGACGTAAAGTTTGTGCGCATGGCGGGGGACGAGACGCAGCCCACACGCTTCGCCTTCGTGGAGTTTGCCGACCAGGATTCAGTGTCCAGAGCGCTGACCTTTAACGGAGTCATGTTCGGAGACAGACCCTTGAA GATTAATCATTCCAACAACGCCATTGTGAAGCCCCCAGAGCTGACCCCTCAGGCTGCAGCCAAGGAGCTGGAGGACGTAATGAAGAGGGTCAGAGAGGCCCAGTCCACCATCGCCGCCATCATAGTAGAGCCAG AGGAGGTGAAGAAACGCTCATCCAGTCACTCCCGACGTTCCAGGAGATCCAGAACACGGTCACGATCGCATTCCCGCTCGAGAACGAGGAGGAAGCGGTCCCGTTCTAGGCAGAG AAGCAGGCTCTCTCAGAGGTCGCGGCCCAAGGTCAGCGAGACCCACGTCTCTCGGGGGATCCACAAGAGACTTTCACGCTCCAGATCACG GCTCCAGTCTCTCTGTCATGGATTGTACCAGCTTGCAGATCAAAGGCATCTAGGAAAGGAGGGAGTGACACACTTTCTGGTGTACTGCAGGGACAggcggaaagagagagagcagagaacgaGAGGAAATGAGGATATATCTCGGGTTATAGAGGATaggaggcagagggagaaaaAGGCCAAAACACCTCCAAAAAGCTACAGTGCATCCCGAAGGTCCAGGAGCACGAGCAG GGGCCACAGAAGGAAGAGCAGGGATCGTTCTAGGAGTCCCAGAAGGAAAGCCAGGTCTCCCTCACCAAAGAG GGGGAGGAAAGACAAGAAGAGGGAGAAACCAAGGGATGGCAGCAGGGAAAAGAGGGAGTGTTCCAACTCCAGGAAGAAGAGCAGCAGAGATAAAGAAAAGATGGAGCTCAAGGCCAAACCTATGAAG GTGGAAAGGGACTACGACAGGGAGGAGAAGGACTACCAGAGTGACAGGGAGGGGTCGGCAACACCAAGTGAGGGTTTGACATCACCCTGCATCCAGCACAACGGCAGctacaacacaaacacagaggatGACGCGGCCTCGCTTGCCGACAGCACTGAGTGA
- the srek1 gene encoding splicing regulatory glutamine/lysine-rich protein 1 isoform X5, with amino-acid sequence MSGIPGTAVIQITNLSSAVSSEQMRTLFGFLGDVEELRLYPPDNAPLPFSSKVCYIKYREPSSVGVAQHLTNTVFIDRALIVVPCAEGKIPEEAKALSLLAPAAPPAVPAVPSLMAGAGLLPLPTSAPIQTQLSVPIVSLAALPAALDPAVSALAVTGAGGVSSSTQPPLMGNVDPSKVNEIRRTVYVGNLNSQTTTAEQLLEFFKQVGDVKFVRMAGDETQPTRFAFVEFADQDSVSRALTFNGVMFGDRPLKINHSNNAIVKPPELTPQAAAKELEDVMKRVREAQSTIAAIIVEPEEVKKRSSSHSRRSRRSRTRSRSHSRSRTRRKRSRSRQRSRLSQRSRPKVSETHVSRGIHKRLSRSRSRGHRRKSRDRSRSPRRKARSPSPKRGRKDKKREKPRDGSREKRECSNSRKKSSRDKEKMELKAKPMKVERDYDREEKDYQSDREGSATPSEGLTSPCIQHNGSYNTNTEDDAASLADSTE; translated from the exons ATGAGTGGAATTCCAGGCACCGCTGTCATTCAAATCACCAATCTGTCGTCTGCCGTGAGTAGTGAGCAGATGCGCACTCTCTTCGGCTTTCTTGGGGACGTCGAGGAGTTACGTCTTTACCCCCCGGA CAATGCACCACTCCCCTTCTCGTCCAAAGTATGTTACATAAAGTATCGAGAGCCTTCCAGTGTTGGCGTGGCGCAACATTTAACCAACACTGTATTTATTGACAGAGCTTTGATCGTAGTCCCATGTGCAGAAG GGAAGATCCCAGAAGAAGCCAAGGCCTTGTCTCTCTTGGCACCTGCTGCCCCCCCTGCTGTTCCTGCTGTACCCAGCCTGATGGCAGGCGCCGGCCTGCTGCCCCTTCCCACCTCGGCCCCCATACAGACT CAGCTGAGTGTCCCTATAGTGAGCCTGGCGGCATTGCCGGCTGCCCTGGACCCTGCAGTGTCGGCCCTGGCTGTGACTGGAGCAGGTGGGGTGTCGTCCTCCACCCAGCCCCCCCTCATGGGGAACGTGGATCCCTCCAAGGTGAACGAGATCAGAAGGACTGTCTACGTTGGCAACCTCAACTCGCAG ACCACTACTGCAGAGCAGCTGCTGGAATTCTTTAAGCAGGTGGGCGACGTAAAGTTTGTGCGCATGGCGGGGGACGAGACGCAGCCCACACGCTTCGCCTTCGTGGAGTTTGCCGACCAGGATTCAGTGTCCAGAGCGCTGACCTTTAACGGAGTCATGTTCGGAGACAGACCCTTGAA GATTAATCATTCCAACAACGCCATTGTGAAGCCCCCAGAGCTGACCCCTCAGGCTGCAGCCAAGGAGCTGGAGGACGTAATGAAGAGGGTCAGAGAGGCCCAGTCCACCATCGCCGCCATCATAGTAGAGCCAG AGGAGGTGAAGAAACGCTCATCCAGTCACTCCCGACGTTCCAGGAGATCCAGAACACGGTCACGATCGCATTCCCGCTCGAGAACGAGGAGGAAGCGGTCCCGTTCTAGGCAGAG AAGCAGGCTCTCTCAGAGGTCGCGGCCCAAGGTCAGCGAGACCCACGTCTCTCGGGGGATCCACAAGAGACTTTCACGCTCCAGATCACG GGGCCACAGAAGGAAGAGCAGGGATCGTTCTAGGAGTCCCAGAAGGAAAGCCAGGTCTCCCTCACCAAAGAG GGGGAGGAAAGACAAGAAGAGGGAGAAACCAAGGGATGGCAGCAGGGAAAAGAGGGAGTGTTCCAACTCCAGGAAGAAGAGCAGCAGAGATAAAGAAAAGATGGAGCTCAAGGCCAAACCTATGAAG GTGGAAAGGGACTACGACAGGGAGGAGAAGGACTACCAGAGTGACAGGGAGGGGTCGGCAACACCAAGTGAGGGTTTGACATCACCCTGCATCCAGCACAACGGCAGctacaacacaaacacagaggatGACGCGGCCTCGCTTGCCGACAGCACTGAGTGA
- the srek1 gene encoding splicing regulatory glutamine/lysine-rich protein 1 isoform X4, with the protein MVHDQYVSSTGKIPEEAKALSLLAPAAPPAVPAVPSLMAGAGLLPLPTSAPIQTQLSVPIVSLAALPAALDPAVSALAVTGAGGVSSSTQPPLMGNVDPSKVNEIRRTVYVGNLNSQTTTAEQLLEFFKQVGDVKFVRMAGDETQPTRFAFVEFADQDSVSRALTFNGVMFGDRPLKINHSNNAIVKPPELTPQAAAKELEDVMKRVREAQSTIAAIIVEPEEVKKRSSSHSRRSRRSRTRSRSHSRSRTRRKRSRSRQRSRLSQRSRPKVSETHVSRGIHKRLSRSRSRLQSLCHGLYQLADQRHLGKEGVTHFLVYCRDRRKEREQRTRGNEDISRVIEDRRQREKKAKTPPKSYSASRRSRSTSRGHRRKSRDRSRSPRRKARSPSPKRGRKDKKREKPRDGSREKRECSNSRKKSSRDKEKMELKAKPMKVERDYDREEKDYQSDREGSATPSEGLTSPCIQHNGSYNTNTEDDAASLADSTE; encoded by the exons ATGGTTCATGACCAATATGTTTCCAGTACAG GGAAGATCCCAGAAGAAGCCAAGGCCTTGTCTCTCTTGGCACCTGCTGCCCCCCCTGCTGTTCCTGCTGTACCCAGCCTGATGGCAGGCGCCGGCCTGCTGCCCCTTCCCACCTCGGCCCCCATACAGACT CAGCTGAGTGTCCCTATAGTGAGCCTGGCGGCATTGCCGGCTGCCCTGGACCCTGCAGTGTCGGCCCTGGCTGTGACTGGAGCAGGTGGGGTGTCGTCCTCCACCCAGCCCCCCCTCATGGGGAACGTGGATCCCTCCAAGGTGAACGAGATCAGAAGGACTGTCTACGTTGGCAACCTCAACTCGCAG ACCACTACTGCAGAGCAGCTGCTGGAATTCTTTAAGCAGGTGGGCGACGTAAAGTTTGTGCGCATGGCGGGGGACGAGACGCAGCCCACACGCTTCGCCTTCGTGGAGTTTGCCGACCAGGATTCAGTGTCCAGAGCGCTGACCTTTAACGGAGTCATGTTCGGAGACAGACCCTTGAA GATTAATCATTCCAACAACGCCATTGTGAAGCCCCCAGAGCTGACCCCTCAGGCTGCAGCCAAGGAGCTGGAGGACGTAATGAAGAGGGTCAGAGAGGCCCAGTCCACCATCGCCGCCATCATAGTAGAGCCAG AGGAGGTGAAGAAACGCTCATCCAGTCACTCCCGACGTTCCAGGAGATCCAGAACACGGTCACGATCGCATTCCCGCTCGAGAACGAGGAGGAAGCGGTCCCGTTCTAGGCAGAG AAGCAGGCTCTCTCAGAGGTCGCGGCCCAAGGTCAGCGAGACCCACGTCTCTCGGGGGATCCACAAGAGACTTTCACGCTCCAGATCACG GCTCCAGTCTCTCTGTCATGGATTGTACCAGCTTGCAGATCAAAGGCATCTAGGAAAGGAGGGAGTGACACACTTTCTGGTGTACTGCAGGGACAggcggaaagagagagagcagagaacgaGAGGAAATGAGGATATATCTCGGGTTATAGAGGATaggaggcagagggagaaaaAGGCCAAAACACCTCCAAAAAGCTACAGTGCATCCCGAAGGTCCAGGAGCACGAGCAG GGGCCACAGAAGGAAGAGCAGGGATCGTTCTAGGAGTCCCAGAAGGAAAGCCAGGTCTCCCTCACCAAAGAG GGGGAGGAAAGACAAGAAGAGGGAGAAACCAAGGGATGGCAGCAGGGAAAAGAGGGAGTGTTCCAACTCCAGGAAGAAGAGCAGCAGAGATAAAGAAAAGATGGAGCTCAAGGCCAAACCTATGAAG GTGGAAAGGGACTACGACAGGGAGGAGAAGGACTACCAGAGTGACAGGGAGGGGTCGGCAACACCAAGTGAGGGTTTGACATCACCCTGCATCCAGCACAACGGCAGctacaacacaaacacagaggatGACGCGGCCTCGCTTGCCGACAGCACTGAGTGA
- the srek1 gene encoding splicing regulatory glutamine/lysine-rich protein 1 isoform X3: MFSLSLEYWGYNTAVIEDAEGLFPAMTCSNSSPCPTGKIPEEAKALSLLAPAAPPAVPAVPSLMAGAGLLPLPTSAPIQTQLSVPIVSLAALPAALDPAVSALAVTGAGGVSSSTQPPLMGNVDPSKVNEIRRTVYVGNLNSQTTTAEQLLEFFKQVGDVKFVRMAGDETQPTRFAFVEFADQDSVSRALTFNGVMFGDRPLKINHSNNAIVKPPELTPQAAAKELEDVMKRVREAQSTIAAIIVEPEEVKKRSSSHSRRSRRSRTRSRSHSRSRTRRKRSRSRQRSRLSQRSRPKVSETHVSRGIHKRLSRSRSRLQSLCHGLYQLADQRHLGKEGVTHFLVYCRDRRKEREQRTRGNEDISRVIEDRRQREKKAKTPPKSYSASRRSRSTSRGHRRKSRDRSRSPRRKARSPSPKRGRKDKKREKPRDGSREKRECSNSRKKSSRDKEKMELKAKPMKVERDYDREEKDYQSDREGSATPSEGLTSPCIQHNGSYNTNTEDDAASLADSTE, encoded by the exons atgttctctctctctctagaataCTGGGGCTATAATACTGCAGTCATAGAGGACGCAGAAGGGTTGTTTCCTGCCATGACCTGCTCTAACTCCTCCCCTTGTCCCACAGGGAAGATCCCAGAAGAAGCCAAGGCCTTGTCTCTCTTGGCACCTGCTGCCCCCCCTGCTGTTCCTGCTGTACCCAGCCTGATGGCAGGCGCCGGCCTGCTGCCCCTTCCCACCTCGGCCCCCATACAGACT CAGCTGAGTGTCCCTATAGTGAGCCTGGCGGCATTGCCGGCTGCCCTGGACCCTGCAGTGTCGGCCCTGGCTGTGACTGGAGCAGGTGGGGTGTCGTCCTCCACCCAGCCCCCCCTCATGGGGAACGTGGATCCCTCCAAGGTGAACGAGATCAGAAGGACTGTCTACGTTGGCAACCTCAACTCGCAG ACCACTACTGCAGAGCAGCTGCTGGAATTCTTTAAGCAGGTGGGCGACGTAAAGTTTGTGCGCATGGCGGGGGACGAGACGCAGCCCACACGCTTCGCCTTCGTGGAGTTTGCCGACCAGGATTCAGTGTCCAGAGCGCTGACCTTTAACGGAGTCATGTTCGGAGACAGACCCTTGAA GATTAATCATTCCAACAACGCCATTGTGAAGCCCCCAGAGCTGACCCCTCAGGCTGCAGCCAAGGAGCTGGAGGACGTAATGAAGAGGGTCAGAGAGGCCCAGTCCACCATCGCCGCCATCATAGTAGAGCCAG AGGAGGTGAAGAAACGCTCATCCAGTCACTCCCGACGTTCCAGGAGATCCAGAACACGGTCACGATCGCATTCCCGCTCGAGAACGAGGAGGAAGCGGTCCCGTTCTAGGCAGAG AAGCAGGCTCTCTCAGAGGTCGCGGCCCAAGGTCAGCGAGACCCACGTCTCTCGGGGGATCCACAAGAGACTTTCACGCTCCAGATCACG GCTCCAGTCTCTCTGTCATGGATTGTACCAGCTTGCAGATCAAAGGCATCTAGGAAAGGAGGGAGTGACACACTTTCTGGTGTACTGCAGGGACAggcggaaagagagagagcagagaacgaGAGGAAATGAGGATATATCTCGGGTTATAGAGGATaggaggcagagggagaaaaAGGCCAAAACACCTCCAAAAAGCTACAGTGCATCCCGAAGGTCCAGGAGCACGAGCAG GGGCCACAGAAGGAAGAGCAGGGATCGTTCTAGGAGTCCCAGAAGGAAAGCCAGGTCTCCCTCACCAAAGAG GGGGAGGAAAGACAAGAAGAGGGAGAAACCAAGGGATGGCAGCAGGGAAAAGAGGGAGTGTTCCAACTCCAGGAAGAAGAGCAGCAGAGATAAAGAAAAGATGGAGCTCAAGGCCAAACCTATGAAG GTGGAAAGGGACTACGACAGGGAGGAGAAGGACTACCAGAGTGACAGGGAGGGGTCGGCAACACCAAGTGAGGGTTTGACATCACCCTGCATCCAGCACAACGGCAGctacaacacaaacacagaggatGACGCGGCCTCGCTTGCCGACAGCACTGAGTGA